In a genomic window of Gossypium arboreum isolate Shixiya-1 chromosome 9, ASM2569848v2, whole genome shotgun sequence:
- the LOC108457038 gene encoding UNC93-like protein 3, translating into MAIESMDPRDEEAPLVVDVSGGETPKNRTRDVHILSCAFLLIFLAYGAAQNLETTINSEGNLGTVSLGILYVSFAFFSLFASLVVRVLGSKNAVVLGTTGYWLYIAANLKPTWYTMVPVSLYMGFAASVIWVGEGTYLTSIARSHAIDTGLHEGTVIGNFNGEFWAVFALHQFVGNLITLAVLPKGTEGSTGSTTLLFIVFLCSMTLGTILMCFIRKTNDKEKVSEDSSVSFCSAVASRLNSVILPLLDMRMLLVIPLIAYSGLQQAFVWASYTKDIVNPTLGEAGVGGAMAVYGAFDAICSLAAGRLTSGLRSITVIVCGGAFFQALIFLWLLLKYSATSGVLGVIYPLLMAAFLGVGDGVLNTQLSALLALLFKHDTEGAFAQLKVWQSSAIAVVFFLSPVVTLQTMVEIMVGAISISLVSFLFLTLKVEKAFSSHQVTNM; encoded by the exons ATGGCAATCGAATCGATGGATCCTCGCGACGAAGAGGCGCCCCTGGTCGTTGATGTTTCGGGAGGTGAAACTCCCAAAAACCGAACGAGGGACGTTCATATTTTGAGCTGCGCCTTCTTGTTGATCTTCCTTGCTTATGGAGCTGCTCAGAATTTAGAGACTACTATTAATTCC GAAGGAAACTTGGGAACGGTATCACTCGGGATACTGTATGTATCATTTGCGTTTTTCTCCTTGTTTGCTTCGCTGGTGGTTCGAGTACTGGGGTCTAAGAATGCTGTGGTGCTGGGGACTACTGGTTATTGGTTGTATATAGCTGCAAATTTGAAGCCTACGTG GTATACTATGGTTCCAGTTTCACTGTATATGGGTTTTGCAGCTTCGGTAATATGGGTTGGGGAG GGGACATATCTTACTTCTATTGCACGCAGTCATGCTATAGATACCGGCTTACATGAAGGAACTGTGATTGGTAACTTCAATGGAGAATTTTGGGCAGTTTTTGCTCTTCACCAG TTTGTTGGGAATCTGATCACACTTGCAGTACTGCCAAAGGGAACG GAAGGAAGTACCGGCAGCACGACTTTGCTTTTCATTGTCTTTCTTTGTAGTATGACATTAGGTACAATTCTTATGTGTTTCATACGTAAAACCAATGACAAAGAGAAGGTATCAGAAGATTCTTCTGTCAGTTTTTGTTCTGCTGTGGCATCTCGGTTGAATTCAGTTATCCTTCCTTTGCTTGACATGCGGATGCTGTTGGTCATTCCTCTTATTGCTTATTCAGGATTACAGCAAGCTTTTGTATG GGCTAGTTACACCAAGGACATTGTAAACCCAACTCTTGGAGAGGCTGGTGTGGGTGGTGCAATGGCAGTTTATGGTGCTTTTGATGCAATT TGTTCCCTGGCGGCTGGTCGACTCACATCTGGCCTCAGATCAATTACTGTCATAGTTTGTGGGGGAGCTTTTTTTCAGGCATTGATATTCCTGTGGCTTTTGCTAAAATACAG TGCAACTAGTGGAGTGCTTGGCGTAATATACCCTCTTCTCATGGCGGCTTTCCTGGGCGTCGGTGATGGGGTTTTGAACACGCAGCTCAGTGCTTTGCTTGCTCTACTTTTTAAGCACGACACG GAAGGAGCGTTTGCACAGCTGAAGGTGTGGCAGAGTTCCGCGATTGCAGTCGTGTTCTTTTTGAGCCCAGTTGTGACATTGCAGACAATGGTGGAGATCATGGTTGGTGCGATTTCTATTTCTTTGGTTTCATTTTTATTCCTTACTCTGAAGGTAGAGAAAGCATTCTCTTCGCACCAAGTTACCaacatgtaa
- the LOC108456257 gene encoding uncharacterized protein LOC108456257, with protein sequence MIVSFLTTLLHRLTLRWPVLLYAATWTVILTAMVAVASFSPEVAFVSAVSQSSSFSKACGTEGSVRVPMDVVGEKLCLPVHLFGKSKIDWIVPPVFAAVIVTGSAWVVRGIGLWEFDEAH encoded by the coding sequence ATGATTGTTTCTTTTCTTACAACCCTGCTTCATAGACTCACCTTACGGTGGCCAGTGCTACTCTACGCTGCCACGTGGACTGTTATTCTAACTGCGATGGTGGCGGTGGCGTCGTTCTCGCCGGAGGTGGCCTTTGTCTCCGCCGTATCTCAGTCATCTTCGTTCTCGAAAGCGTGCGGAACAGAGGGGTCGGTTAGAGTTCCGATGGACGTGGTGGGAGAGAAGCTGTGCTTGCCGGTACACCTCTTCGGCAAGTCCAAAATCGATTGGATTGTTCCTCCGGTTTTCGCGGCCGTCATTGTTACTGGGTCGGCTTGGGTGGTCCGTGGCATTGGCTTGTGGGAATTCGACGAGGCCCATTGA
- the LOC108455530 gene encoding increased DNA methylation 1-like: MYILNATNGGRSSFYGSLNRGDYGECTSVLDRARVKVLSAYDFEQHADAKTRHCTLRPNSVMKRKGTADAGTKKRDNFLHQSLFMPKGLPDGAELAYFVKGQKLIEGYKQGSGIVCGCCERELSPSQFEAHAGMADRRQPYRHVRTSNGLTLHDIALSLSNGQRITTDIGDDMCSICGDSGDLLFCHECCQAVHPACLNLGHLPEGDWHCANCADENGLGRKAVSGESSRIARPIVIRLTRVVKAPEFEIGGCAICREYDFSSTTFDDRTIIFCDQCEKEFHVGCLRDSGQCDLKEVPKDKWFCCDDCKRIYGALQSSVSNGVQIIPTSFSNVIRRRHLEKGLFIDEATDCVQWCILNGKSHYPEDLPLLSSAAAIFQECFDPIVANSGCDLIPAMVYGRSISGQEFGGMYCVVLIVRSVVVSAGLLRIFGREIAELPVVATTREHQGKGYFQALFACIERFLSSLNVESLMLPAAEEALSIWTEKFGFTKMKEEQLMNYQKQLQVTVFKGTSVLVKKVQQIPNNSVNLPDNFPSE; this comes from the exons ATGTACA TTTTGAATGCTACTAATGGAGGAAGAAGCAGTTTTTATGGGAGCCTCAACAGAGGAGATTATGGAGAAT GTACTAGCGTTCTTGATAGAGCCAGAGTGAAG GTGCTGAGTGCTTATGACTTTGAGCAGCATGCTGATGCCAAAACTAG ACATTGTACCTTAAGACCTAACTCAGTCATGAAACGGAAGGGAACTGCTGATGCTGGCACGAAGAAAAG GGATAATTTCTTGCACCAGTCACTTTTTATGCCAAAAGGACTTCCAGATGGGGCTGAATTGGCTTACTTTGTCAAAGGACAG AAGCTAATTGAAGGGTACAAGCAGGGAAGTGGCATAGTCTGTGGATGTTGCGAGCGAGAG CTTAGCCCTTCACAGTTTGAAGCACATGCTGGAATGGCCGACAGAAGACAACC gTATCGTCACGTCCGTACATCTAACGGATTGACGCTTCATGATATAGCCTTGTCATTGTCAAATGGACAACGCATTACCACTGATATCGGTGATGATATGTGTTCAATATGTGGAGATTCTGGAGATCTGCTTTTTTGTCATGAATGCTGTCAGGCTGTTCATCCAG CTTGTTTGAATTTAGGGCACCTTCCTGAAGGTGATTGGCATTGTGCAAATTGTGCAGATGAAAATGGTCTTGGTAGAAAAGCTGTTTCAGGAGAATCTTCAAGGATAGCAAGACCAATTGTGATACGATTGACAAGAGTTGTTAAAGCACCAGAATTTGAAATTGGTGGTTGTGCAATTTGCAG GGAGTATGACTTCAGTTCTACTACCTTCGATGATCGGACAATTATTTTTTGTGACCAA TGTGAGAAGGAGTTCCATGTTGGATGCCTGCGTGATAGTGGACAATGTGATTTGAAA GAAGTTCCCAAGGATAAATGGTTCTGTTGTGATGACTGCAAAAGGATTTATGGGGCCCTCCAGAGTTCTGTTTCCAACGGGGTGCAGATAATTCCTACTTCATTCTCAAATGTAATCAGAAGGAGGCATTTAGAAAAAGGATTATTTATTGATGAAGCCACAGATTGTGTTCAATGGTGTATACTAAATGGAAAAAGCCATTATCCTGAAGATCTGCCATTACTTTCAAGTGCAGCTGCAATATTTCAA GAATGCTTTGATCCCATTGTTGCAAACTCTGGTTGTGATTTGATTCCTGCTATGGTCTATGG GAGAAGTATATCTGGGCAAGAGTTTGGTGGAATGTATTGTGTGGTTTTGATTGTCAG GTCTGTTGTTGTATCAGCTGGTCTTCTTAGGATATTTGGTCGGGAGATTGCTGAGCTCCCTGTGGTAGCGACAACTAGAGAACACCAAGGAAAA GGATATTTCCAGGCATTATTTGCTTGTATTGAGAGGTTTTTAAGTTCACTAAATGTGGAAAGCCTCATGCTTCCTGCAGCTGAGGAAGCTTTGTCAATTTGGACAGAGAAGTTTGGGTTTACAAAGATGAAAGAAGAGCAA TTGATGAATTACCAAAAGCAGCTACAAGTGACAGTTTTCAAGGGAACGTCAGTGCTGGTGAAGAAGGTGCAGCAGATTCCAAATAACTCTGTTAATCTCCCCGATAACTTTCCATCGGAATAG